A window of Paenibacillus phoenicis genomic DNA:
AGAGACTGAAGTCTTCTTTCGGCTTTTGTAGTATGCTGATCACAGATAAGTACATAAACAAAGGAGTTTGCGTATGAATTGGAATAAAAAATCATGGATTGGGCCCGTGCTCATCCTGCTAGGCCTCTATCTCTTCTTCTTCCGCAAGGAAGCGATCAGCGCGGGAACGCTGTTCGGCATCTTCTGGCCGACCTTATTTGTCCTTCCGCTCGGTCTGTTCTTCCACTGGTTGTATTTCTCGGTCGTTGGGCGCAAGGCAACCGGGCTGCTCATCCCCGGGGGAATTCTCTTCACCGTCGGGCTCGTCTGTCAACTTTCAACATTATTTGACAGCTGGCAGTACCTGTGGCCCGGCTTCATTCTGGCTCCGGCCGTAGGGTTGTTCGAGTTTTACTGGTTCGGGAACCGCAATAAATACCTGCTGATCCCGATCAACATTTTGACCGTGCTTTCGTTATTGTTCTTCGCCGTCTTCTCGCTGGGCGCGTTGTACAACCGCCTGATCTTCGGCCAACCGTTATTAGCGATTGCCTTGATCGCTATCGGTGCAGGGCTGATGATTGCGCCGAAGCGACGGTCTTAACGCCCCCCCTTCATGCAAAAAAAGCAGAGTGAATCTTCAGGGACTGGGGACTATCCCCGTTTGTGAGACAGGGATCAAAACACCTTTCAAGATTAAACAGCCAGTTGTCGGAAATGAATCGGTGACTGGTTGTTTCCTACACATTTGTGGTTTACCGGACACTTCATCCGGAGCAAAGCAGCGATTTTTCGGTATCCATAGCGATATTTATGCCGGATTCAGAGTTCGCGAATTTTCACTACCATGTGGTTCTCGAGTTTATT
This region includes:
- a CDS encoding IS3 family transposase yields the protein MRHKYRYGYRKIAALLRMKCPVNHKCVGNNQSPIHFRQLAV